The following coding sequences are from one bacterium window:
- a CDS encoding chemotaxis protein CheX, giving the protein MSRIRRIEDPMDFMSKMEALKEAVEAVIQTFQIQFDVKLSVDGMPGAPDPEDVVYGSTLALTNDMVNYQFATVFSEPVAQHLTRALFEMDIDEDTPMADMGDALNEIPNVAAGVWKAKREKSAGEQYQLGLPIFLKGNSWIRYFPRGVNAIGQRLSGPDDLTLQVILIWQYGNNVGGNQLMTTKISELASATGRHMPATVLQEAVKAVVDTCRIQMDLHLEVDPNPSDPREADVKYGSSIALTSETGGWNLAVMGNQPSCEALTRNLFAMDADEKPEMEDMADGLGEIANVAAGVLKASRAAAGQAVQLGLPLFMEGKSCIEFFASGIQGMAQTVRGADDLEVHVILIWQEG; this is encoded by the coding sequence GCCCTCAAGGAGGCCGTCGAGGCGGTCATCCAGACCTTCCAGATCCAGTTCGACGTGAAACTCAGCGTCGACGGGATGCCGGGCGCGCCCGATCCCGAGGATGTGGTCTACGGCAGCACGCTCGCCCTGACGAACGACATGGTGAACTACCAGTTCGCCACCGTCTTCTCCGAGCCGGTCGCCCAGCACCTCACGCGGGCGCTGTTCGAGATGGACATCGACGAGGACACGCCCATGGCGGACATGGGTGACGCCCTGAACGAGATCCCCAACGTGGCCGCCGGGGTTTGGAAGGCCAAGCGGGAGAAATCGGCGGGCGAACAGTACCAGCTCGGGCTGCCCATCTTCCTGAAGGGCAACAGCTGGATCCGCTATTTCCCCAGAGGAGTGAACGCCATCGGCCAGAGGCTTTCCGGTCCCGATGACCTGACGTTGCAGGTCATCCTGATCTGGCAGTACGGCAACAATGTTGGAGGCAATCAGCTGATGACCACGAAAATTTCTGAACTCGCGAGCGCGACCGGCCGCCACATGCCGGCGACCGTGCTGCAGGAAGCGGTCAAGGCCGTGGTCGACACGTGCCGGATCCAGATGGATCTGCACCTCGAGGTCGACCCGAACCCGTCCGACCCGCGCGAAGCCGACGTGAAGTACGGCAGCAGCATCGCGCTGACGTCCGAGACGGGCGGCTGGAACCTGGCGGTGATGGGCAACCAGCCCAGCTGCGAGGCCCTCACGCGCAACCTGTTCGCCATGGACGCGGACGAGAAGCCCGAGATGGAGGACATGGCCGACGGCCTCGGCGAGATCGCCAACGTGGCCGCGGGCGTGCTGAAGGCCAGTCGGGCCGCCGCCGGACAGGCCGTGCAGCTGGGCCTGCCGCTCTTCATGGAAGGCAAGAGCTGCATCGAGTTCTTCGCCAGCGGCATCCAGGGCATGGCCCAGACGGTGCGCGGCGCCGACGATCTCGAGGTCCACGTGATCCTGATCTGGCAGGAGGGCTAG